The following are encoded together in the Mesotoga sp. Brook.08.105.5.1 genome:
- a CDS encoding AraC family transcriptional regulator codes for MYEWHENVQQIIELIERNLEDGLTLSEVSENLFYSPFYCTKKFHALTGIRLRDYVRLRRICKAALELRDTEKSIAEIAIDNGFSSQAAFSRSFKKAYSISPKEFRMSPKPIPLLLKRIVYDPHFLGIKRRCNLSEKELERIEVKIEKLPAHKFIGIRNINAKGYFHFWELQEGIPGQDCHTVTGLLESIQSLHGQIGGWYFEGDKPGYLYGIEVPIDYRGEVPEGMECTIVSESEYVVFYYPPYNYEEENTAVMSTVNELAWNWNPEDSGYEWNTENPIYQRSDPEDYGYAIYRPVKLLKK; via the coding sequence GTGTACGAATGGCACGAAAACGTTCAGCAGATAATCGAACTTATCGAGCGAAATCTAGAAGATGGGCTAACTCTCTCGGAAGTGAGCGAGAACCTTTTCTACTCGCCATTCTACTGTACAAAGAAGTTCCATGCTCTTACCGGGATTAGGCTGAGAGATTACGTCCGGCTTCGAAGGATCTGCAAGGCCGCGCTGGAGCTTCGAGATACAGAGAAGTCGATCGCCGAGATAGCTATCGACAATGGGTTTTCCTCGCAGGCGGCTTTCAGCAGATCGTTCAAGAAAGCATATTCTATTTCACCCAAAGAGTTCAGAATGTCCCCAAAGCCTATTCCCCTTCTGCTGAAAAGGATCGTCTACGACCCCCACTTTCTGGGCATCAAAAGGAGGTGCAACTTGAGCGAAAAGGAACTGGAGAGGATCGAAGTGAAGATCGAGAAACTGCCCGCACACAAGTTCATCGGAATCAGGAATATCAACGCTAAGGGATACTTCCACTTCTGGGAACTTCAGGAAGGCATTCCCGGTCAGGACTGTCACACAGTGACGGGTTTGCTCGAAAGCATCCAGAGCCTTCACGGTCAGATCGGCGGATGGTACTTCGAAGGAGATAAGCCGGGCTATCTATACGGAATCGAAGTGCCAATCGATTACAGAGGAGAGGTACCCGAAGGTATGGAGTGTACTATCGTTTCAGAGAGTGAGTATGTTGTCTTCTACTACCCGCCTTACAATTACGAGGAAGAAAACACCGCAGTCATGTCAACCGTCAACGAGCTGGCCTGGAACTGGAATCCCGAAGACTCGGGTTATGAATGGAACACTGAGAATCCGATCTATCAGAGAAGCGACCCGGAAGACTATGGCTACGCTATCTACCGTCCCGTTAAACTTCTGAAGAAATAG
- a CDS encoding MurR/RpiR family transcriptional regulator encodes MTILDRVREVYPLLPKSQKLIADSILENWESTAFVSPRELGERLKVSETTVIRFAKSLGYSSFSELREHTQKLIKEKLTPAEKMTETVRKIKSGETTFERLLTAEVENLKNGISKVSPDEFYRAVDLIEKAQRVFIAGQGVSESLCRFLEFRFRRMHIDTRLVTGGGKPFYETLLLMNSDDVLFGIGFFRCSLDILRSFDYAKKQGIPTIALTHSSVSELALKSEVTLVANRGPVSLLNSLVVPMAILNALVLYIAERDEEKLKALEKLDEIPNIFGFDGKH; translated from the coding sequence ATGACTATTCTTGATCGGGTTCGCGAAGTGTATCCTTTGCTTCCAAAGTCGCAGAAACTTATAGCGGACAGCATTCTCGAGAACTGGGAAAGCACGGCATTCGTTTCTCCTAGAGAATTGGGAGAGCGGTTGAAGGTTAGCGAGACAACGGTGATCAGGTTCGCCAAATCCCTCGGATACTCAAGTTTCAGCGAACTCAGAGAACACACTCAAAAGCTAATAAAGGAGAAACTGACTCCCGCAGAGAAGATGACAGAGACGGTTCGTAAGATCAAGTCCGGAGAAACCACTTTTGAAAGGCTGCTCACTGCAGAGGTCGAGAATCTGAAGAACGGCATCTCAAAGGTTTCGCCGGATGAGTTCTACAGGGCAGTAGATCTTATTGAGAAAGCTCAGAGAGTCTTTATTGCAGGCCAGGGGGTCTCGGAATCTTTATGCAGATTCCTCGAATTCAGATTCAGAAGAATGCACATAGATACGAGACTAGTAACCGGCGGAGGAAAACCTTTCTACGAGACGCTATTGCTCATGAATAGCGATGATGTTCTCTTTGGAATCGGTTTCTTTCGATGCTCTCTCGACATTCTAAGGTCTTTCGACTACGCAAAGAAGCAAGGTATACCTACGATAGCGTTGACACACAGCAGTGTTTCCGAGCTTGCCCTCAAGTCTGAAGTCACTCTTGTGGCAAACAGAGGTCCTGTATCCCTGCTCAATTCTTTGGTCGTACCCATGGCAATCCTCAACGCGTTAGTTCTCTACATTGCAGAGAGAGACGAGGAGAAGCTCAAAGCTCTCGAGAAGCTCGATGAAATCCCTAATATCTTTGGGTTTGACGGAAAGCACTAG
- a CDS encoding metallophosphoesterase: MKATRLVVIGDLHAGPDRSSLRGSLVKGLLSEWIDFVNENIQPDAIVDLGDRLNPVDRESDTRTLREISGILARSRCPMYYIPGNHDLDNLTQEEHERAIGSKLGNRSVVLKGLRLLLLNTQDPIVQGVGGMVSDEALRWLEKEIVASSEKKVVFTHQALDEQPLKRNVHFESIENLAYVENKRELLQMFERGENVIAAINGHVHWPSIASENGILYVSVPSFTDTWNQLSSIPGSFTLIDFSGEEVIVENHMFRPSILMGRFRKNVKRRGKR; the protein is encoded by the coding sequence GTGAAAGCAACAAGGCTCGTCGTTATAGGGGATCTGCATGCCGGACCCGACAGGTCGTCACTCAGAGGAAGCCTTGTCAAAGGTCTCCTGAGCGAATGGATCGATTTCGTTAACGAAAACATCCAACCGGACGCGATTGTTGATCTAGGAGACAGACTGAATCCCGTAGACAGGGAAAGCGATACCAGAACGCTACGAGAGATATCGGGCATACTGGCCCGGTCTAGATGCCCGATGTACTACATTCCTGGGAACCACGATCTGGACAATCTAACTCAAGAGGAACATGAAAGAGCAATAGGCAGCAAGCTTGGCAACCGATCCGTTGTATTGAAAGGTTTGCGTTTACTGCTTCTAAATACGCAGGACCCAATTGTTCAGGGTGTTGGAGGGATGGTTTCAGACGAAGCACTCCGATGGCTGGAAAAGGAGATTGTGGCTTCTTCGGAAAAGAAAGTCGTTTTCACTCACCAGGCTCTCGATGAACAACCTCTAAAAAGGAATGTCCATTTTGAGAGCATTGAGAATCTCGCCTACGTCGAAAACAAGCGAGAGTTGCTTCAGATGTTTGAAAGAGGCGAAAACGTAATCGCCGCAATAAATGGTCACGTTCACTGGCCAAGCATTGCCTCTGAAAACGGAATTCTTTACGTCTCGGTGCCATCATTCACCGACACATGGAATCAACTGAGTAGTATCCCGGGTTCGTTTACTTTGATCGATTTCAGTGGAGAAGAGGTTATCGTAGAAAACCATATGTTTAGACCGTCCATCCTCATGGGTCGCTTCAGAAAAAACGTGAAAAGGAGGGGTAAGAGATGA
- a CDS encoding GDSL-type esterase/lipase family protein yields the protein MNTVVCIGDSITYGRVGASYFEMLKSEFGGKLEFINSGVNGNLSYDVLKRIEKVTSMKPDIAILLVGTNDVWATYSEKTMKAYIRKNRLPERPSKESYARNLAGILQRLKTSSIAHIGVMSLPLITEDSEHILFKRSVEYSELIKKITSQMDLCYMDLNERQRDYLKKADKRPSSGREVSWEFTLRMIFKHILLRKSWDALSQENGFLLTVDHVHQNTAGATLIKDCASEFLKKLSLPDS from the coding sequence ATGAATACCGTTGTCTGTATTGGAGATAGTATTACCTATGGCCGCGTGGGTGCAAGCTACTTCGAGATGCTGAAAAGCGAATTCGGGGGAAAGCTTGAGTTTATAAATAGTGGAGTGAATGGAAACCTCTCTTATGACGTTCTCAAGAGAATCGAGAAAGTGACCAGCATGAAGCCAGATATTGCTATTCTCCTGGTAGGAACAAATGACGTGTGGGCGACCTACTCAGAAAAGACCATGAAAGCCTATATCAGAAAGAATAGACTACCCGAGAGACCTTCAAAAGAGAGCTACGCAAGAAACCTCGCTGGGATCCTCCAAAGGCTCAAGACCTCCTCCATTGCTCATATAGGCGTAATGTCGCTGCCTTTGATCACGGAAGATTCCGAACATATTCTCTTCAAAAGAAGCGTCGAGTATTCTGAACTAATCAAGAAGATAACCTCACAGATGGACTTGTGCTATATGGATCTCAATGAACGTCAGCGCGATTACCTGAAAAAGGCAGACAAAAGACCTTCGTCAGGGCGGGAAGTCTCCTGGGAATTCACATTGAGAATGATATTCAAACACATCTTGTTGAGAAAGAGCTGGGACGCTCTCTCGCAGGAAAATGGATTTCTATTGACGGTGGATCATGTTCATCAAAATACCGCGGGAGCAACCCTGATCAAAGATTGCGCCTCGGAGTTCTTGAAGAAGCTTTCGCTTCCAGATAGCTGA
- a CDS encoding sugar phosphate isomerase/epimerase family protein, which produces MDFLFSSNILTDYSLRTAIETFAEEGVTGIEIWVEHLWKEESSLCQLRQLLDSLKLNRTLHAPTRDINITSSNPGIRGESVSQTFEALEIARELGAEVVTIHPGHMSSSKDTPRDYFGEHVEIFQSIGTRARSLELKVAIEVMEKKPLELITTPDQMNALLEKVDMDCVGTTFDIAHAASCFKNSVDEGKLNHRIVEYMKNLKKIFNVHISNASREKVHLPLLRGEYDFLPVLKELASFYEGSVTIEGFAPGDGMRVMRENKTVTAKWKERLADAK; this is translated from the coding sequence ATGGATTTCCTTTTTAGTTCGAACATACTGACCGATTACTCTCTGAGAACGGCTATTGAGACTTTTGCTGAAGAAGGGGTAACCGGAATCGAGATCTGGGTAGAGCACTTGTGGAAGGAAGAATCCTCCCTTTGTCAGCTAAGGCAGCTCCTTGATTCACTAAAACTCAATAGGACTCTTCATGCTCCGACAAGAGATATCAACATCACTTCTTCAAATCCTGGAATCCGCGGAGAATCGGTTAGCCAGACTTTCGAGGCACTTGAGATTGCCAGAGAGCTTGGAGCGGAAGTGGTTACCATCCATCCCGGCCATATGTCTTCTTCAAAGGATACACCCAGAGACTACTTCGGTGAACATGTTGAGATCTTCCAAAGTATCGGTACTCGGGCGAGATCTCTAGAATTGAAGGTAGCGATAGAAGTAATGGAGAAGAAACCGCTTGAGCTAATAACAACTCCGGATCAAATGAATGCACTTCTTGAGAAGGTTGATATGGACTGTGTAGGGACGACTTTCGACATAGCTCATGCGGCGTCATGCTTCAAAAACAGTGTTGATGAAGGCAAGCTTAACCATAGAATCGTTGAGTACATGAAGAATCTGAAGAAGATCTTCAATGTTCACATTAGCAATGCGAGCAGGGAGAAGGTACATCTTCCTCTGCTAAGAGGAGAATACGACTTTCTCCCTGTTCTGAAGGAGCTTGCCAGCTTCTATGAAGGTTCGGTTACCATAGAAGGATTCGCCCCTGGTGATGGAATGAGGGTTATGCGGGAAAACAAAACCGTCACTGCAAAATGGAAGGAGCGCCTCGCTGATGCCAAATAG
- a CDS encoding LacI family DNA-binding transcriptional regulator, whose translation MAVRIKDVARRAGVSTATVSRVLNNVSTVSEENRENVLKAVKEMGYSPNVLARGFRMKKTFTVGMVLPDLSNPHFPLMMKGAEEELRRKSYNLIIANSDGKLEFEREAINTLLSKHVDGILFIGSGYNRAVETLIEESGCPIVLLGRRWSKTLPSVSIDNFSAMKHVFDYLYDEGHRSFLYLGGPEDVSSSIDREEAARAVAQEYSSVEVKVTRGQFTYESGYERAFSELSDHGSGYDAVVCANDLIAFGAIVSCKALSIGVPEEISVTGFDNIFLSAQFTPALTTLDQNTYEIGRRAANLLLQYISGERKNKISFQLGTRLIVRESSRARGK comes from the coding sequence ATGGCCGTTAGAATTAAAGATGTAGCGCGGAGGGCAGGAGTTTCGACTGCCACCGTTTCAAGAGTCTTGAATAACGTTTCCACAGTCAGTGAAGAGAATAGAGAAAACGTTCTCAAAGCGGTCAAGGAGATGGGCTACAGTCCTAACGTTCTGGCGAGGGGCTTCAGAATGAAGAAGACTTTCACCGTGGGAATGGTCCTTCCCGACCTATCCAATCCACACTTCCCATTGATGATGAAGGGTGCAGAGGAAGAACTCCGAAGAAAGAGCTATAACCTGATAATTGCCAATTCAGATGGAAAGCTTGAATTCGAGAGGGAAGCAATAAACACTCTTCTCTCAAAGCATGTCGACGGTATCCTCTTCATTGGATCCGGTTACAACAGGGCAGTTGAAACCTTGATAGAGGAATCTGGTTGTCCGATTGTGCTGTTGGGAAGACGCTGGTCAAAGACTCTTCCATCCGTTTCCATAGACAACTTCAGTGCAATGAAGCACGTTTTTGATTATCTTTACGACGAAGGTCACAGGAGTTTTCTTTATCTTGGCGGTCCTGAAGACGTTTCGAGTTCTATAGATAGAGAGGAGGCTGCCAGGGCCGTCGCGCAAGAATATTCCAGTGTGGAGGTTAAGGTAACGAGAGGGCAATTCACATACGAGTCCGGTTATGAAAGGGCATTCTCTGAGCTATCAGACCACGGAAGTGGTTATGACGCGGTTGTCTGTGCAAACGATCTGATTGCCTTCGGCGCTATTGTGTCATGCAAGGCTCTTTCTATCGGAGTTCCCGAAGAGATATCGGTCACCGGATTCGACAACATCTTCCTTTCCGCCCAGTTCACTCCGGCTCTGACAACTCTGGATCAGAATACATACGAAATAGGGAGAAGGGCCGCGAACCTACTACTCCAGTATATAAGCGGCGAGAGGAAGAACAAGATCTCTTTTCAACTCGGAACCAGGCTGATTGTCAGAGAATCTTCAAGGGCGAGAGGGAAGTGA
- a CDS encoding ABC transporter substrate-binding protein, which produces MRKLAIVFMLLICGALIFGSGKIMLYTSVPTEIMTAIADAFMAENPTIEVEVFRSGTGTIQTKIAAEMQSGNIEADVIWVAEFSYYESLKKLGLLAKIDPEQAAFLPDNFKDPEGYYYAGRLINMVICYNTKDLTPETAPKTWKEMTDKTWFDDFVIPNPEYSGAAVAAVGALAKKYGWDYFRDLRKNEAVVVRGNSDVAQKVASGEFPVGMTLDYIARDLNVKGSPINIIYPEDGTIAIPSPVAIMKSTKNMEASMQFVNYILSINGQVAQVELGSLVPVRSDVNPPPNTPPAAEILSQAMDIDWKYIEEGLEEINTNFADIMLF; this is translated from the coding sequence ATGAGAAAGCTTGCTATTGTCTTTATGTTGCTGATCTGCGGTGCACTAATTTTCGGTTCGGGAAAAATCATGCTTTACACCTCGGTTCCCACAGAGATAATGACTGCCATTGCCGATGCCTTTATGGCGGAGAACCCTACTATTGAGGTAGAGGTCTTCAGGTCCGGCACGGGTACAATCCAGACAAAGATTGCAGCCGAGATGCAGTCGGGGAATATCGAGGCAGATGTCATATGGGTCGCTGAGTTTTCTTACTACGAGAGCTTGAAAAAACTCGGTCTGCTGGCAAAGATCGATCCCGAACAGGCGGCCTTCCTGCCAGACAATTTCAAAGACCCTGAAGGCTATTACTATGCAGGCAGACTGATCAACATGGTAATCTGCTACAACACGAAAGACCTCACTCCGGAGACAGCTCCCAAGACGTGGAAAGAGATGACTGATAAGACGTGGTTCGACGATTTTGTGATTCCGAACCCTGAGTATTCTGGTGCAGCTGTAGCGGCCGTTGGGGCACTTGCAAAGAAGTATGGCTGGGATTATTTCAGAGACCTTAGAAAGAATGAGGCGGTGGTTGTTAGGGGTAACAGTGATGTTGCACAGAAGGTTGCTTCTGGAGAGTTTCCTGTGGGAATGACTCTTGATTACATAGCGCGCGATCTTAACGTCAAGGGTAGTCCCATAAACATCATTTACCCTGAAGATGGAACGATAGCCATTCCCAGTCCCGTTGCAATAATGAAGTCTACGAAAAACATGGAAGCATCTATGCAGTTTGTCAATTACATTCTATCCATTAATGGACAGGTTGCGCAGGTTGAGCTTGGTTCACTCGTGCCGGTTCGCAGTGATGTGAACCCGCCGCCCAACACCCCTCCTGCAGCAGAAATCCTTTCTCAGGCAATGGATATTGACTGGAAGTACATCGAAGAAGGCCTTGAAGAAATCAACACCAATTTCGCGGACATAATGCTGTTTTAG
- a CDS encoding sulfatase-like hydrolase/transferase translates to MPNSGLKDLRETIKKHYEKGATDYWIKPLVKCREGQPVGRISDGDTVIFCCRRGEREVQLMETFVEKGFSSFPVKRFPNLRFLPLVEYHEKFADIEPVITPVRPSVTLAGILSSKNVKQLAVTETEKQSHVTFFFNGRRSRLYGGQIAEIIPSWRDFGSHPEMKSAEIGNSVVKAMDKYDFMIINFPAGDVIGHLEDMRLKISAAEEVDKALGKIFRQAMDLGRTLIITADHGLMERGKNEDGSPSVSHTTAKVPFVLVNRKLENQKMELGEGTLADVAPTVLSLMGIERPEEMTGSSLIKVVPSSNGVVLVILDGWGEGADDPSINPLKAADTPNLDYLKSNFPFTRLIASGEKVGLPIGRSGNSETGHLTIGAGRVIEQDELRLMKAMEVGLVDNPQIKAAIEGKALDGKVHVIGVLSESSSHGNIHELIAVCEAARLNGAGRIFVHLILDGRSAPPRGAVDLLDKYESKLAGCEVVGAVGRGFALDRSRDYIEKTKLVYDSLVNGTGECYFGL, encoded by the coding sequence ATGCCAAATAGCGGTCTGAAAGACCTAAGGGAGACAATTAAAAAGCACTACGAAAAAGGCGCCACAGACTACTGGATAAAACCGTTGGTTAAATGCCGAGAGGGGCAGCCCGTCGGAAGAATTTCGGATGGTGATACGGTTATCTTCTGCTGTAGGAGAGGAGAGCGGGAAGTCCAGCTTATGGAGACTTTCGTCGAAAAGGGGTTTTCTTCATTTCCTGTGAAGAGGTTTCCCAATCTGCGTTTTCTTCCGCTGGTCGAGTATCACGAAAAGTTTGCCGATATCGAACCGGTCATTACCCCGGTCAGACCTTCTGTAACACTCGCTGGAATACTAAGTTCGAAGAATGTGAAACAGCTTGCTGTTACTGAGACCGAGAAACAGTCACATGTAACGTTCTTCTTCAATGGACGTAGAAGCAGGCTTTACGGTGGTCAAATCGCAGAGATTATTCCGAGCTGGAGGGATTTCGGTAGCCATCCGGAGATGAAGAGCGCCGAGATCGGTAACTCAGTAGTGAAGGCAATGGACAAGTATGACTTCATGATTATCAACTTCCCCGCAGGGGATGTAATCGGCCATCTCGAAGATATGAGACTCAAGATCAGCGCGGCCGAAGAAGTTGACAAGGCTCTGGGGAAGATATTCCGGCAGGCAATGGATCTTGGAAGAACACTGATCATAACTGCCGATCACGGCCTAATGGAAAGGGGGAAAAACGAAGACGGTTCCCCCTCCGTGTCGCATACGACTGCAAAGGTTCCTTTTGTACTAGTGAATCGCAAACTTGAGAATCAGAAGATGGAGCTTGGAGAAGGCACTCTGGCGGATGTCGCTCCTACGGTTCTATCTCTAATGGGTATTGAAAGACCGGAAGAGATGACAGGGTCTTCTCTGATCAAAGTTGTACCTTCCTCAAACGGAGTTGTACTGGTAATTCTTGACGGTTGGGGAGAGGGAGCCGATGATCCTTCGATCAATCCGTTGAAAGCCGCAGATACTCCAAATCTCGATTATTTGAAGAGTAATTTTCCTTTCACAAGACTGATCGCCAGTGGAGAAAAGGTCGGTCTTCCAATAGGAAGAAGCGGCAATTCAGAGACCGGGCACCTCACGATAGGTGCCGGTAGAGTTATTGAACAGGACGAGCTCAGGTTAATGAAAGCAATGGAAGTTGGGCTTGTGGACAATCCCCAAATCAAAGCTGCCATCGAAGGAAAGGCGCTGGACGGCAAAGTTCACGTTATAGGCGTGCTTTCCGAGTCTAGCTCTCACGGGAATATTCACGAGCTGATCGCGGTCTGTGAAGCCGCCAGACTAAATGGAGCCGGGAGAATCTTCGTTCATCTGATCCTTGATGGAAGGAGCGCACCTCCAAGAGGAGCTGTAGATCTTCTGGACAAGTATGAATCCAAGTTAGCCGGCTGCGAGGTGGTGGGAGCTGTTGGGAGGGGCTTTGCGCTCGATAGAAGCCGAGATTACATTGAAAAAACAAAGTTGGTATATGATTCTCTCGTGAACGGAACAGGCGAGTGTTACTTCGGCCTGTAG
- a CDS encoding ABC transporter ATP-binding protein, translated as MSNVVLKGLSKSFGEVNVVNNIDLEIKDHEFVSFLGPSGCGKTTTLRMIAGFDMPTEGEIFIGDRLVSSTRSRIFIPPEDRNVGMVFQNYAVWPHMDVFKNVAYPLKIKKARSPEIRERVMKVLSLVKLVGMEKRYPHQLSGGQQQRVALARALVMEPDVMLLDEPLSNLDAKLREEMRFEIKDIQRRIGVTIIYVTHDQAEAMAMSDRILLLHDASVQQLGTPRELYERPENQFVADFIGLINFMKVEVSGAGGRFEARFVDSPDASSFPIEHFSLDSMSGKRYVFAVRPENVRLVTADESEVRGTVKKRVYLGNILDYRISLGKEEIRVEAPASTEYEVDQIVGLKFDSYVIFE; from the coding sequence ATGTCTAACGTGGTTCTTAAGGGTCTCTCAAAGTCATTTGGGGAAGTCAATGTGGTAAACAATATAGATCTTGAGATAAAGGATCATGAGTTTGTCTCTTTCCTGGGGCCATCGGGTTGTGGCAAGACAACTACGCTGAGGATGATCGCGGGTTTCGACATGCCTACCGAAGGCGAGATCTTCATTGGAGACCGCCTTGTGTCTTCTACGAGGAGTAGGATATTCATTCCTCCCGAAGACCGAAATGTGGGCATGGTGTTTCAGAACTACGCTGTATGGCCTCACATGGATGTTTTCAAAAACGTTGCTTATCCTTTGAAGATAAAGAAGGCCAGGTCCCCTGAAATCAGAGAAAGGGTAATGAAAGTCCTGTCTTTGGTGAAACTTGTCGGAATGGAGAAACGTTATCCACATCAGCTGTCCGGTGGTCAACAGCAGAGGGTAGCGCTGGCCAGGGCGCTCGTAATGGAGCCAGACGTGATGCTTCTGGATGAGCCTCTCAGCAACCTGGATGCGAAGCTTAGAGAGGAGATGCGATTCGAAATCAAGGATATTCAGAGAAGAATCGGGGTCACGATCATTTACGTCACTCACGACCAAGCCGAGGCGATGGCGATGTCCGATAGAATTTTGCTGCTTCATGACGCTTCTGTACAGCAGCTCGGCACACCAAGAGAGCTGTACGAGAGGCCTGAAAATCAGTTTGTCGCCGATTTCATAGGCCTGATAAACTTCATGAAAGTAGAAGTCTCTGGAGCGGGAGGTCGATTCGAAGCCAGATTTGTTGATTCACCAGATGCATCTTCATTCCCAATCGAGCATTTCTCGCTAGATAGTATGTCGGGCAAAAGATACGTGTTTGCCGTCAGGCCCGAAAACGTAAGATTAGTGACTGCCGACGAATCGGAGGTAAGGGGTACAGTCAAAAAGAGGGTCTATCTTGGGAATATTCTCGATTATCGCATCTCTCTCGGAAAGGAAGAGATAAGGGTAGAAGCTCCGGCGAGCACTGAATACGAAGTTGATCAGATTGTTGGACTGAAGTTCGACAGTTACGTGATCTTTGAGTAG
- a CDS encoding iron ABC transporter permease: MIQKKFKVDPIILGSAFVLIGILVVFPFTLLFMNSFKSDGVFTLQNYATVFSASRNYTALLNSLKLGFLTSLFAVLMGAPLAWLVTRTNLPFAKLFKTLFILPYMIPPFVGAIAWSQLLNRRNGYVNRWIMSLFGLDRYVFNVNTLSGLVWVMALYLYPFVFITVVGALERMDPTLEEAARTCGSKTLRIMKDITLPLVAPSIAGGALLVFASSIANFGIPALIGMQGRVFVLTTMIYSYMHSGGFNGIAMASSLSVLLMGVSVGALLINNLYLKKKQYTLISGKSMRPTTLDLRAWKLPCLVLAAIVVFVTVILPFFSIALTSLLDAWGADITWENISLRNYRYILFEYKLTKDALKNSLLLAISAATISMILGSLIAYISVKTKIRGRKALETVAQIPYTIPGTVVAIAMILAWSGRYGINLYNTFWILLVAYVAHYTAFAIRTTSASLEQIHSSLEEAARISGGSWLKSLRDIVIPLIRPGLVAGWFLIFMPALRELTMSILLWGPKTVTIGVAVFEMQEAGYVQISAAFATLLLIIVITGNLIVKWLTKGKIGI, encoded by the coding sequence TTGATCCAGAAGAAGTTCAAAGTTGACCCGATTATCCTCGGCAGCGCTTTCGTACTAATTGGGATTCTGGTTGTTTTTCCGTTCACGCTTCTCTTCATGAACAGCTTCAAGTCGGACGGAGTGTTCACTCTACAGAATTATGCAACGGTCTTCAGCGCCAGCAGAAACTACACGGCACTTCTGAATAGCTTGAAGCTGGGCTTCTTAACCTCGTTATTCGCCGTTTTGATGGGGGCGCCGCTGGCATGGTTAGTAACCAGAACGAATCTGCCTTTTGCCAAACTGTTCAAGACGCTCTTCATTCTTCCTTATATGATACCTCCTTTTGTTGGAGCTATAGCCTGGTCGCAGCTTTTGAACAGGAGAAATGGTTATGTTAATCGCTGGATAATGTCTCTCTTTGGACTTGATAGATATGTGTTCAACGTGAACACCCTTTCCGGACTGGTTTGGGTTATGGCTCTTTATCTGTATCCATTTGTCTTTATAACTGTGGTTGGGGCGCTCGAGAGAATGGATCCAACTCTTGAAGAGGCTGCCAGAACCTGTGGATCAAAGACTCTGCGAATAATGAAGGACATCACACTGCCTCTAGTTGCTCCAAGCATTGCTGGAGGGGCTCTGCTCGTTTTCGCTTCAAGCATTGCAAATTTTGGAATTCCCGCTTTGATCGGAATGCAAGGCAGGGTGTTTGTATTGACTACAATGATATATTCATATATGCATAGCGGAGGTTTCAACGGAATCGCTATGGCCTCATCGCTCTCGGTGCTGTTGATGGGAGTCTCGGTGGGGGCACTGCTAATAAACAATCTCTATCTTAAGAAGAAACAGTATACCCTCATTTCGGGAAAGAGCATGCGGCCGACGACACTTGATCTCAGGGCATGGAAGCTACCCTGCTTAGTCCTTGCTGCGATAGTTGTATTCGTCACGGTTATTCTTCCCTTCTTCTCGATCGCTCTCACCTCTCTGCTTGATGCCTGGGGAGCCGACATAACATGGGAAAACATCTCTCTTAGGAACTACAGGTATATTCTCTTCGAGTACAAACTGACCAAAGATGCACTGAAGAACAGCCTGCTCCTCGCCATCTCTGCTGCAACGATCTCAATGATTCTTGGGTCGTTAATCGCATACATAAGCGTAAAGACCAAGATTAGAGGAAGGAAGGCTCTTGAGACTGTTGCTCAGATTCCGTACACAATTCCAGGAACTGTTGTAGCCATTGCTATGATACTTGCATGGTCGGGTCGTTATGGAATCAACCTTTATAACACTTTCTGGATTCTTCTAGTGGCCTACGTTGCTCACTATACTGCCTTTGCCATAAGAACTACGTCTGCTTCACTTGAACAGATTCATTCATCACTTGAAGAGGCGGCAAGAATATCTGGAGGAAGCTGGCTGAAATCCTTGAGAGATATCGTCATACCTCTTATAAGACCCGGTTTGGTCGCCGGATGGTTCCTAATATTCATGCCGGCTTTGAGGGAGTTAACGATGTCTATTCTGCTTTGGGGGCCAAAGACGGTTACAATAGGGGTGGCAGTATTTGAAATGCAGGAAGCCGGTTACGTCCAAATATCCGCCGCTTTCGCGACCCTGTTACTGATAATAGTCATAACCGGTAACCTCATTGTGAAGTGGCTTACTAAAGGCAAGATCGGAATCTGA